The proteins below come from a single Xyrauchen texanus isolate HMW12.3.18 chromosome 3, RBS_HiC_50CHRs, whole genome shotgun sequence genomic window:
- the LOC127629635 gene encoding LHFPL tetraspan subfamily member 2 protein-like has translation MCHVIVTCRSMLWTLMSILVAFAEVVAFMSADWLVGYADGSESNFTVSTSLRSNQRTLGIYNRCLKVANQKVVQCGPYATDFMEIASGFWQATVIFLVIGIFLLCIVGILSVFSMCFQSILKKSIFNVCGLLQGIAGLFLILGLMLYPAGWGSRKVVDYCGQDASPYKVGLCSLGWAFYTAIGGTVLTFICAMFSAQAEIATSSDKVQDEIEEGRSLICVL, from the exons ATGTGTCACGTCATAGTCACATGCCGGTCTATGTTATGGACCTTGATGAGCATTTTAGTGGCATTTGCAGAGGTGGTGGCATTTATGAGTGCTGATTGGCTAGTGGGATATGCAGATGGTTCAGAATCCAACTTTACTGTTTCCACTTCACTCCGCTCCAACCAGCGCACCCTGGGTATTTACAACCGCTGCCTCAAGGTGGCAAACCAAAAGGTGGTCCAGTGTGGGCCCTACGCCACAGACTTCATGGAAATAGCCAGCGGCTTCTGGCAAGCCACAGTTATATTTCTAGTCATTGGAATCTTTCTCCTGTGCATAGTGGGCATACTGTCGGTCTTCAGCATGTGTTTTCAAAGTATCTTGAAGAAGAGCATATTCAATGTGTGTGGCCTGCTTCAAGGAATAGCAG GTCTGTTCCTCATCCTTGGTCTGATGCTGTATCCTGCAGGCTGGGGATCTAGGAAGGTGGTTGACTACTGTGGTCAGGATGCTTCTCCATATAAAGTGGGCCTGTGTTCTTTGGGCTGGGCCTTTTACACTGCCATAGGAGGCACTGTGCTCACGTTCATCTGTGCTATGTTTTCAGCCCAGGCTGAGATTGCCACCTCCAGTGATAAGGTGCAGGATGAAATTGAAGAGGGCCGAAGTCTCATTTGCGTCCTGTAA